ACTTTCTTTTTAACTCTTGGCCTTTTGTCATACGCGCACACAACTTGGAGCAAAACCAAGCATCCCAGCCGTTGGCTTCTCGCTGCCGGAATTTGTCTCGGAGCAGGAACGGGGTCACACATCGTTTCATCTCTTTTCGCAGGAGCTTGTTTTTTCACCGAGGCGTATCGTTCAATTCAGCAGAAAAAATACCGACAAGGATTAATAAACTTAGCGCTGCTCGGGGCTGGAACCGGTATCGTGCTCATCGGCCTCCATATCCTTACCTGGTGGACAGGAAATACAATCTCATCTTCCTTCCCTTGGCTTTACGGGGAAAACCCCACTTCTTATTTTGCTGGCTTATTTCATCACAAATTGGAATTGAACCGCCATCAAAGCTCCGGTGTTTTTTATAGTCCGGGGCTGATGACAAGCGCATTGCTCAGAATGCCCTTCCTATACGGGGAAGGCGTATTTTACAGCAGCATCTTCCTTATCGGCCTCGCGGCGACAATCGTCAGATTCTTAAAAAAGTGGCGAGATTCAGATTTATTTATTCTCATCGGAGTATTAATTCCAATCCTAATCATTTCAACAATCAGGCTACTTCCGCTTCTGCCGCGCAATCTATCTCCGATGGCCCCTTTTTCCGCATTGTTTGTAGGCTCAGTTCTGGCCTTCCTATGGAATCGAGCCCCATCCAAGGCTTTGAGGTGGGCATTGGTCGGAATATTCACCGTCATCCAGCTTTCTCACTCCGCTTATTTATTCGGAATTCACTCAGGGTACGCGGGTGCGGCTACATGGCTCTCTCAAAACGGAAATGAGGAGGCAACACTGCTTACCGAGCAATATCGGAGCCGATTCTGGTATGTAAATGGCGTCAAGAACGTATATTTTATGGGACAAGACAAAACCGGGCGGAAATGGGCCAAAAAAATGCCTTGGGAAAATATCACCGAAATTCCGGACAAAACCCGGAAACAGTTTGCCGGCATCATCGGGAGCGAGGTGGTTTCCATGCCAGATAGCCTGAAAATATGGCCTTCTCGACTAGAGCGAAACACACCTGAGGCGCGTTTTACCAACACAAGATCATTTACCATTAAAAAGCTGGAAATCATCCAAGGGATTCTTGGTATTGCCAGATTGGCCGGGCTCAATTCTTTGGTAAAACGTATGGAATTCGAACTCGCAAAAGAGCGCCGCGTTGAAAAACGCGAGGCTGTCAGTCTCTACCGATTACTCCCCCGTAAATGAGTGTCACTTAATTTCACCGCTAAAAAAATTATTTTCGCGCCTCAAGGGTTCTCTCCACTAAAAGTCGCGCAGCACGCTCACCGGCTCTACCGTCCCACAGAGGGGGGCGCAACCCCTTTTTCCGCCCTCCAGTAAGTGCCCTGCGGCCCGCGGCGACAATTCGCTCCTCATCTGTACCTACAAGAGTATTCGTGCCCATCTCGACAGTTATAGGCCTTTCCGTATTCTCCCGAATCGTCAGACAAGGCACCCCGAGAGCAGTCGTCTCCTCCTGAACCCCGCCCGAATCGGTGAGAACAATTTCAGCTTTATCCATCAGAGCGATGAATGACAAATATTCCAGCGGCTCGACGGCATGGATAGGGGCAAGTGGCTCTAAACCGCTACCTCCAAGATTTTTCAACACAGCGGGAATAGCCTCCCGCACTCGGGGATGAACGGGAAAAATCACCTCAATATCGGGAGAAATTCTCGCTATCCCCCTTAAAATTTTCTGCAACATCTCAGGATCATCCACATTCGAAGGGCGGTGGAGCGTCACCAGAGCATAGGGCCGTGGCGATCCGGCATCAGAGCTCGGCATTAGCGCCAGACGGTTGAAAATATCAGAGTTTCTCGCGAGTGGAAGGAGACGGTCCAAAGTGTCGATCATCAAATTCCCGACGTTTAGGATATTTTCCTCTAGCGCTCCCTCCCGAAGCAAATTTTCCCGGGCCTCGGGAGAGTGGATAAAAAGATCATCCGCCAGCGTATCCGTGAGTCTACGATTAATTTCCTCGGGCATCGTCTTGTCAAAAGATCGCAGACCCGCCTCGATATGAGCGATACGGGGGCGCCTAAGGCGCCCATCAGGAAGACGGAGATAGTTTTTAGCCGCCACCATGGCGCAGGCCAATGTGGAATTCACGTCACCCGCTACGACAACTACATCGGGGTTCGAGGCATGCAGCACCGGCTCGAAGCGCTGAAGAATCAGACCCGTTTGTTGCCCATGCGA
The sequence above is drawn from the Nitrospinaceae bacterium genome and encodes:
- a CDS encoding phospholipid carrier-dependent glycosyltransferase encodes the protein MRSSKIQTFGLLVVIIVGAFLLRSYSLPDRGIQFLDETIYYGQPASMATHIRWWMSGEGANLSVDQQRLSLMRAIEKVRGLPGGWLTDKPFYGLMAVIIYTLFGPSPSLFLIINAFLGATTAGLVYFLGRKLGQDKVAALFSAIALALSGFHMLWSRTGFTHVSATFFLTLGLLSYAHTTWSKTKHPSRWLLAAGICLGAGTGSHIVSSLFAGACFFTEAYRSIQQKKYRQGLINLALLGAGTGIVLIGLHILTWWTGNTISSSFPWLYGENPTSYFAGLFHHKLELNRHQSSGVFYSPGLMTSALLRMPFLYGEGVFYSSIFLIGLAATIVRFLKKWRDSDLFILIGVLIPILIISTIRLLPLLPRNLSPMAPFSALFVGSVLAFLWNRAPSKALRWALVGIFTVIQLSHSAYLFGIHSGYAGAATWLSQNGNEEATLLTEQYRSRFWYVNGVKNVYFMGQDKTGRKWAKKMPWENITEIPDKTRKQFAGIIGSEVVSMPDSLKIWPSRLERNTPEARFTNTRSFTIKKLEIIQGILGIARLAGLNSLVKRMEFELAKERRVEKREAVSLYRLLPRK
- the wecB gene encoding UDP-N-acetylglucosamine 2-epimerase (non-hydrolyzing), producing the protein MNITSLKIMVVIGARPNYMKTAPLIHALNAASRNDPSSPSIEIELIHTGQHYEDLLSKFLIEELSFPPVDINLKVGSASHGQQTGLILQRFEPVLHASNPDVVVVAGDVNSTLACAMVAAKNYLRLPDGRLRRPRIAHIEAGLRSFDKTMPEEINRRLTDTLADDLFIHSPEARENLLREGALEENILNVGNLMIDTLDRLLPLARNSDIFNRLALMPSSDAGSPRPYALVTLHRPSNVDDPEMLQKILRGIARISPDIEVIFPVHPRVREAIPAVLKNLGGSGLEPLAPIHAVEPLEYLSFIALMDKAEIVLTDSGGVQEETTALGVPCLTIRENTERPITVEMGTNTLVGTDEERIVAAGRRALTGGRKKGLRPPLWDGRAGERAARLLVERTLEARK